The DNA window TCTCGCAAATGCGGACCGATGCTGTCCCGACCGATATTGTCCCAAAGACACCGGCGAGGCGCGGGAGATCAAGACCTTTCCAGGTACGCGGCCAGGTTGCCCAGTGACGACGCGATGCCCGCCTCGTGGTCCGCCTGACCGATCCCGGACGGCACGCCGGTGGCGGTGACCGTCACCTCGGTGCCGTCACCGCTGCCGGCGAGATCCCAGGTCATCGTCATCACGCCGGCGAACGCCGGATCGTCGGCCTCGAACACGACACGCTGCACCACTCGCTCGCCCGGCACGAGGTCGGCGAACCCCACATCGGCCACATCCGTGGCGTCGGAGCTCTTGCCGGGAGCGCCAGCCGGGTCCAGGTAGGTGAGCACCATCCGGAACCCGCCACCGGGCCGTGGATCCCACCGCTCGATCCGTCCGCTCATGCCGGACGGGGGAAGCCACGCCTGGAGCGCTGCCCGGTCGAGCAGGGCGCCGTAGACGGCCGCCGGTGACGCCGCGATCAACCGGCTCACCCGGTCGGCTCGTGCTGCCATGACTCGATCCTAAGTGCCGTTACCCCTGTGGGGGAGTTTCGTGATGGCCGGTCTGGGCACTTCACCGCGTAACCAAGGAGGTGTTTGCGGTGACGGCAAGCGCATCGGCCGGTGGCGGGCCCACCGGCGCGTCCACGGCGGAACTGGTCAACCAGGCCGCCGCACAGATCTCGACCCTGGTCCGCGACGAACTGGCGCTGGCCAAGCTGGAACTGACCGAGAAGGGTAAGCGCGCCGGCGTCGGCGGTGGACTGTTCGGCGGCGCCGCGGTCCTCGGCCTGTACGGTCTCGGGCTGCTGCTCACCCTCGCGGTGGTGCTGCTCGACCTGGCCTGGCCGCTGTGGCTGGCCGTGCTGGTCGTGATGGTCGTGGTCTTCGCCGCGGCCGGGATCGCCGCGCTGCTCGGCCGCACCAAGCTCAAGGAGGCCGCGCCGCCGGTCCCGCGGGACGCCATCGCCGGCGTGGAGGCCGACGTGAACACCATCAAGACCGCGGCTCGGGAGGGACGCCGATCATGAGTACTTCGGACAAGCCGGCCGACCAGGAGCAGTTGCGCAGCGAGATCGAGCAGACCCGCGCCGACCTGGGGCAGACGGTGGAGGCGCTGGCCGCCAAGACCGACGTCAAGGCCCGGGCGAAGGACGCCGCCGCCGACGCGAAGGCCCGCGTCAAGGGGGCCGCCGCCGACGCCAAGGACCGCGCTGTCGCGGCGACCGTCGACGCGAAGGACCGCGCCGTGGCGGCGACGGCCGACGCCAAGGACCGGGCCGTGTCGGCGACCACGGAGGCCAAGGAACGGGTGGTGGCCGCCACCTCGGACGCCAAGGACCGGGCCGTCGCGGTGACGGCTGACGCTCCCGAGCGTGGCCGGCAGGCGGTCGCCGAGGTTCGGGAGGACCCGCGCCGCGCGGTCTCGCCGGCCCTGCTCGGCGCCGCCGTGATCGCCGCCGTGGCCGGCATCGTCATCCTCCGCCGCCGGCGCTCCTGAGACCCCTCACCTGTACGACGAGAAGGAAGGCATCATCATGCGACTCATGACCCTGGCGGCGGGAATCGCCACCGGTTATGTCCTCGGCACCCGGGCCGGCCGGGAGAAGTACGAGCAGATCGCCGCGACCACGCGCAAGCTCACCGGCAAGGCCACCGGCGGCGCCACGGCGACCCCGCCGCAGGACGGCAAGCCGCGGGCCGCGGGCATCGTCTCCTCCGACGAGCCGATCGCCGGCCGCAAGCCCGAGCCGCTGCCCGAGACCGAGACCCCGTCCGGCCCGATCAGTTACACCGGCGGGCGGCTCTAGGCGCTCGCCTGACGGCGCACCATCTCGCCGATCCAGATCGGCGCGAACGGCGACGTGCAGCCCGGCGCGGTCGGATAGTCCTTGAGCACCTCCAGGCGCTCACCGATCCCGACCGCCCGGGCCCGCAGCGCCGCATGCTCGATGCCGATCTGCGCGAGGCAGTGGTTCATCGCCCACTGCAGACGGTCCGGAGCGTCTTTCATCTCCCGCTCGATGGTGTCGAGCAGCCCGTCGAGGTCAAGCGTCTCCGGCTTTGCCGCCACCCGCTCGGTGGTCAGCGCCCAGCCCGCGCTCGCCACCACCGGGTCCGGGTCGGCGAACCAGGCCACCCGCAGCTCCTCGGCGTGCGGGCTCTTTTTCACGACGTAGTTGACCAGCCAGTCCTGCACCTTCGGCGAGCGCGCCGCACGCAGCATCGCGTCCAGCTCGGCCCGCTCGAACGCCCGTGGCCGGCAGATCAGCAGCGCCAGCAGGCGGGCCGCGCCGTCCCCGGTCCGCCACAGCTCGCGCGCCAGATCCTGCTGCGTCTTCAGCCGTTTCGCGACGGCGCGCAGTTTCGTCAGATTGACCC is part of the Actinoplanes missouriensis 431 genome and encodes:
- a CDS encoding SRPBCC family protein translates to MAARADRVSRLIAASPAAVYGALLDRAALQAWLPPSGMSGRIERWDPRPGGGFRMVLTYLDPAGAPGKSSDATDVADVGFADLVPGERVVQRVVFEADDPAFAGVMTMTWDLAGSGDGTEVTVTATGVPSGIGQADHEAGIASSLGNLAAYLERS
- a CDS encoding DNA alkylation repair protein produces the protein MAETTVAEVMAELAALEDPRVRAVNERHGDDHGVNLTKLRAVAKRLKTQQDLARELWRTGDGAARLLALLICRPRAFERAELDAMLRAARSPKVQDWLVNYVVKKSPHAEELRVAWFADPDPVVASAGWALTTERVAAKPETLDLDGLLDTIEREMKDAPDRLQWAMNHCLAQIGIEHAALRARAVGIGERLEVLKDYPTAPGCTSPFAPIWIGEMVRRQASA
- a CDS encoding DUF3618 domain-containing protein — protein: MSTSDKPADQEQLRSEIEQTRADLGQTVEALAAKTDVKARAKDAAADAKARVKGAAADAKDRAVAATVDAKDRAVAATADAKDRAVSATTEAKERVVAATSDAKDRAVAVTADAPERGRQAVAEVREDPRRAVSPALLGAAVIAAVAGIVILRRRRS
- a CDS encoding phage holin family protein, with protein sequence MFAVTASASAGGGPTGASTAELVNQAAAQISTLVRDELALAKLELTEKGKRAGVGGGLFGGAAVLGLYGLGLLLTLAVVLLDLAWPLWLAVLVVMVVVFAAAGIAALLGRTKLKEAAPPVPRDAIAGVEADVNTIKTAAREGRRS